Within Bacteroidota bacterium, the genomic segment CTGCTTCATTAAAACATGCTTCTTTTGAATCACCAACAAATTTTGATCTTTTAATTATTTCAGTATCAAGTTCTCTTGCATTTGGTGTATGGCTACCAATTCCATTTATATGGGTTCCTTCTTTTACTTTTGAACCATCAAAAATTGGTGTAGGTGATGAAGTGGCAGTACATAAAATATCACAATCAAGTAATTCTTCAGCAGTATTTACTTGAATTATTTCAATATTAAGTTTTTTACTCATTTCTTTAATGAATTCAGCAACTGCTTTGTCAGAAACATCATAAACAAATGCTTTGGATAAATTACGAACTTCAGCAATTGCCCAAAGTTGCATTTTTGCTTGAACACCGGCACCAAAAACACCACAACTTTGTCCGTCATCTTTACGAGCAAGATATTTTGTAGCTACTCCGCTAACTGCACCTGTTCTAACCGCAGTTAAGTAGCCGCCATCCATAACACACACAACATCACCTGTTACTGGGTCTTGAAGTAACACTTTTCC encodes:
- a CDS encoding ornithine cyclodeaminase family protein; translation: MTLILNRKDVMSVLKMNDCIDIVEKAFIELANGTADLPLRTNIKPPGGLALYMPAYLKEMGALACKVVTVYKDNPKNHNMPTTIGKVLLQDPVTGDVVCVMDGGYLTAVRTGAVSGVATKYLARKDDGQSCGVFGAGVQAKMQLWAIAEVRNLSKAFVYDVSDKAVAEFIKEMSKKLNIEIIQVNTAEELLDCDILCTATSSPTPIFDGSKVKEGTHINGIGSHTPNARELDTEIIKRSKFVGDSKEACFNEAGDIMIPFQDNEIEESHFYAELGEIITASKDARINDSEITIFKSNGLAIQDTATAKLIYDKALEAKIGVDIEI